Part of the Ornithorhynchus anatinus isolate Pmale09 chromosome 8, mOrnAna1.pri.v4, whole genome shotgun sequence genome, AGAATGAGTATCATACAATCCAAAATTTGGGGAAGTTCTTCCTGTTCATCTAGTGTAATTGGCAATTTAACTTGGCTTACCTCACTTGAGCAAAAATTGCTTTATTTTTTCCTGGAGTTTTTCTGAATTACTTGCCCTATCCAagtttttatcttgatgattcaGTGGGTGTCCATTCTTCCATTGTAATTGACTTTTACAATGATTCTCCTTGAACTTTCAATAGTACTTTTGCCTCTTTAACCACACAAAGCACTCTGCCacttgaaaaaaatgaattaaaatttAGAATCTTACAACTACAATTAGGGTTTTTTTATAATATCTTCCAGTTGAAATTTTAATAAAATATTTAGAATTATTTAGCATGTCTACACAGGCAGATTTCAAAGTACTATAAAGCTTGAGATTCTTTTCATTAGATCTGTGCATATGGTATTCATTTCAAACTGCCACTATAAGAAGATGGAGCTTTGATGGTCAGACTGTGTACTTGTAGttcaatgggcaagtcacttaacttctctgtgcctcaattacctcatctgtaaaatgaggattaactgtgagcctcacgtgggacaacctgattaccctgtatctaccccagcgcttagaacagtgctctgcacatagcgcttaacaaataccaacattattattattatgtgaatatTATTGGAACACATTTGTCTTTTTTTAGAATTACCTGAATTAAAGATTATCCAAATTGAGCCTAATCACAAACAGATTGGGTAATCAAGATTCTGTTATTCCCCTTTTATCCCTCACCAGCCTAACACAACTGCCTGTTTTTTAGTATGTAAAAAGAGGTTCATAGATttactttttctgtttttttgcCTGGCCCACTGTTCTTCATCTGAGAAAGTCATGGGACAGAGTATTGCCTAGGGAAAGAGcgttggcctgttgtgtgaccttgggcaagtcacttagtttctttgtgcctcagtttttattttaatctgtaaaatgggggcaaaatACCTattcctccttagaatgtgagtccaatgcaggacaggaactgtgtcccaatctgattatcttgtatcttttagcattatgtgcttggcacacagctagtgcttaaataccatcatcatcctcattagaaTTGTAAGATTTTGTTTGATTTGCTTTGTCAGAGAGTCTTGGAATATATTTACAACTTCATATTATTCATTAAACATTTGCGTTAAACATCAACAAAATAAGCCCACTGATGATGTGGTTTGGTAAACCTTTCACAAAGTTTTTTTTCATGCAAGCCTAAGTGTATATGGTATAAAATTTTTAAAGTCAGTCTTTTTGAAGTCTAAACTGACTTAAACGGAAAGATAAGGCCACAGACCATGATTATGCCATTGCTCAAGTTCACCTTTTGGTGTAAAAGATGTGGAAGAGATTCGTAATCATGCCTCAATTTTTAGCTGTATATGTGTTCTCCAGAAAGTGTTAGTTTtcagattgtgtgtgtgtatgtatgtaggtGTGTTATGGagaaaaatatatatgtaaattaaAAGTTGAAAATATGGTTTTATGACTGTAAATAAGAAAAATCAACTTAAATTTTGCATAATATGTAAATATAGGTGAAACATCCTATTATCAGCATTTTGGGTTGCAAAGAAATTGTGACACAAGGTAATCCTGTGTTTTGCACAATTGTTCAATATATTTCCCTTTGTAAATTGCTTATGTGTTTAAGTAAACTATTTTTGAAAGTACATTGTTAATGTATGTAGTGTTCTTTTCTAGTTATGCAAAAAAATGGCCACTTTCAATGTCTTCTCATGGTTTGCCTTAAGGTCATTAAAATAATGACTGGATGTTTTTTAAAATAGAATTGGAAGTCATTTGCAATCTTTGTGCCTTTTAAATTCTTGGTACATCAGTTAAGATAATGTTGGTCCAATACAGTAAATTCTAAATTAAGTCTCAATCAACCACCGTATTGGTATTTTTGACTTTTCCTGTCAGGCCCTCTGCTTTGATTTACTCCTAAGTAATACTGAAACACTCCATATTCTCTTGTTTTGAACCTCTGAGCAGAAGATTATCAAGTGTAATTTGGTCTGAACTGAAAAGATATGAATGTATTGCTTCAGACATAAGGCATTCTCACTCTGTGTCCTTCCTTTGAGGCTAATTTACATAATGTGAAAAAACTTTGGTGTGGGCTCAGTTCTGCACTACAAAATGTTTAGCAACACTTATTTTTCCTTATATGGAAGAGAAAAAGTATTGAACTAGGAATGTGATAAGAGGTACTTTTAAATATAATTAGCCAATTTAAGCTAATGCATTCAGATCCTAAAGAATGCAGTCATGTGTACCGAGCAGTAATAGTTATTTAAATGAACTTTTTAGGCAAATGTCATACTGGACTTTCACTACAACCTTCTCTTTTAACTCTTGCCGTACATGGTGGTTTCCAATGTTTGGAATACTGTTGGCATACTGCATTTTTCTCTAAGTGAGCCATGTTCAAAGACATTGTAAGTACTACATTAGATTGAATGACTTAGGAATTGTCAGGATTTTTagtagtagtctgcacacagtaagcactcaaataccattgattgagtctttttctcttccatttcAGGGAGTATGGTCTGAGTAACCTGCCTCTATAGGATGAACATCATAGAAGTAAATAGGTTGATTTCATGTTGGTGAAACAAGATAGAatcgtgatttttttttctgagcatTAAACCCCATTACAAGTGTTCCTCTAGTTTTTAGAAGTTTTTGGTGAAAATTTGACCTCCACAGATCTCAAATCCTGGCTATTTACTTCCAAATTACCATTTTCAGTAGGTATTGAGGACAGAACAGTGTTCTAGGCTCTTGAAAACATACAATAAAAACAGACAAATGTGGCTTCTGACATTGTTTTggatctcccctgcccccttgaTTTAAAGAATGAATATTTAATTTGGCAATGGGAGAGGAAGTTGTACTCAGACATTATTTTTTTTGGTTTGCTTCAAGCTTTGGATCATACAATTTACGTGATCTGTGTGGTtggtgagggaagggaaaaatcaGTTCAAAGAAATGTTTTTTGTGTGTCAATTATAGCTGCATTCTTAGAaaaacaaggagacagacaaaaaggaATAGTTTTGGTTATGGGCAACTTTCAAAGTAAAGTCACAAATTTCCGATCCGATTAATTGTAAGGAAACACTTTAAATTCATCTTTTTTTCAGTGTTGTGTTCACTCAGAACTGCCTTTATTTCTATCATGCATGTGTTCATTATATGATTTGGTTAGAATGGAATGGAAGAATATAGATGATATAATCTTGAAGAAATCTTTATCAGTCCTTAATTAACATTGCAAAGGGAACAAGATTTCAAGTATTCAAAATTCATTATTTCCTAGAAATTGATTTAAAGCAATGCAAACCGGTTCACTCTGAGGAACTATTGCTGTAGTAGTATACAGTGTGCTGTATTCCTCAGTTTGAGGAGCAAAGCTGTGCATTAGAATGCAAAGCCATGGTTTAATTTCATAGCAAAGATTTGTGTTCGCCAGTCTTTCCCTCTTTCTAATTAGTTGTCTCTGCACAACACTTCCTAACAATTGTATTGAGAAGTAATAGTATTGAGTTAGATGGTAATTTAGCACAGATTAGAGGAAACTGCCTTATCTGCTGTCCTGCAGAAGCCTAGCTGTCTACCTTTAGCCAGTATCATTCCTTTGTGAGTTTTGATTATTGTTTTATCACTGAGTTAGTTTAAAGCTAAAGAAATGTTTGTCCCAGAAAAAGGTagaataataaaaagaagaaaatagattGTTCTAGCCCCAGAGACATTGTAGAGTGCCTTGAATACTCCAACCATCATTTCCCCTAGAGAATATTAAATGTGGGTAAACTTCTGTACAACCCACGGACCGCTTTGGCATTTTAAAATAGTAAGTTTAGACAAACAACCAAGACCTGCAAATACTCAAAAAATCCTTCAGCAGTTTTACTGGATATGAGGTGTTGGTTAGAAGCCACATCTTTTAGGAGTGCCACAGGAAGTGGTTACTTATAATGAGAAAAACGAGTGCCCACGATAGATGAATTCTTTTATATGTTTGCTACTATGTTGTTATGGTCAATTTGCAAAGAACTTTGGGTAAGTGTTGTGCCGTGTTAgcttgggtatttattaagcattttctgtgccaGACATGCGGCTAAGCATTGGAGTGAATACCGGACCAACAgttcagacatggtcccttgCTGGTgagtttgaagaaaaatgaagttGGCCCAAAGGAATTTGGTATACCTTTACTGAGAAAATCAGGTGCATCTGGAGGGTGTGGAAGACTCCAGCAGGAGCGGGTGAGTGAGTAAAATGTAAGGAGAGGCTGTAGGCCGAATTTAAGTGCCCCTTGCATGGGATCAGTGGCTAGAAATGGCCCTTCCTACCAggaagcctcttttttttttttctattatctGAGACTGGTCAAGTTGTAGAAATTCTCAAACCTAATTTAGGGGGAAGAACAATTGTAGAGAAAGAGTATTCCTATGGGTCTTAAAAACAGGATGGACAGCCCAACTGGGGATTTGGGGTAGATTCTGGCCCTCGGTAATGTAGGAAGGACTCAAATTTGGGAGCGAAAGAAAGGGTAAATGCCTTGTGGATGGTGGTAGTGTTGATGTACTCctgtgaatacagtaagtgctttagtaaattccactgatgaatgGTGTCTCCCGATCTGGTCACCTCCCCCTGACTGGCCCTCAGCTCCCCCGTGCCACAGGCCAAGTCCAGTGGTGGGTCGGGCACTTGAGCCAAATTGGGAACACAAGGTGGTGAAGGCCACTGGTCCTTACCACTTGGTTGAAAAGCTGGGAGTGAGGGGCATTTCTTGTGCCCCGCGTAAACTATGCAGACGGGCAGGGCCACCCCGCAGTCTGGCACTGGCCCCTAATTAAGGGGAGACTGGGCCTTGGGGCCAGTAACACGCTCTCGCTCCAGGGCCGAGTACAGTCCTCGTCCCaaagtaagcgttgaataaataccactgaaggattatTAATGCCCCGCTCCTCTCTCGGTAGATACATAAACTCTCTACACACAGGCCTCCCCACGTCATTTTCGAATGGCAGCTTCCTTGTGGGCCGCCctgtcccacctccgccacttgtctgctgtgaccttgggcaagtcacttcacttctctgtgcctcagttacctcatctgtaaaaatggggattaaaaaaaatgtaagccccatgggggacaatctgattaccctgtgtctaccccagcgcttagaacagtaagcacaaataccattattattactgtcctgccgtcgacccctgacccacgtcctcccactgtcctggaatgccctccctcctcacctccaccaaactaactctcctcccctcttcaaaggaagaagcagcgtggctcagtggaaagagcctgggcttcggagtcagaggtcatgggttcgactcccagctctgccccttgtcagctgtgtgactgtgggcaagtcacttcacttctctgcacctcagttacctcatctgtaaaatggggattcactgtgagcctcacgtgggacaacctgactaccctgcatctaccccagcgcttagaacagtgctctgcacatagtaagcgcttaacaaataccaacatcattcaaGGCCCtattgagggctcacctcctccaagaggccttcccagactgagcccccctttccccctgctccccctccccccgccctctgctcctcccccttcccctcagcactgtgcccatttgtatataagatgtattaccctatttggttaatgaggtgtacatccccttgattttattcatCTTGATaaggtggtcttgtttttgttttgctctttgctgtctccccaggtttagagtgtgagcccgtcaaggggcaggggtggtctctatcggttgccgaattgtccagtcccagcgcttagtccagtgctcggcacagagtgggcgcccaataaatactactgaatgaatgagtgaatggccgGCGGCCCGCAGTTCTCGCGAGAAGGCCGGGCttcgggggcggggcaggggcggggacggggcaggccgggggtggggggggccgggggaggggaggggggggcccgGCCGCCGGGCTCGGAAGATGGCGAACGTGCTGCTGCACTTCCAGGCCAGCGCCGGGGAGGCGGACCCGCAGAGCCGGCCGCTGCTGCTCCTCGGCCAGCTGCAGAACCTGCACCGGGTGCCCTGGAGCCACCTGCGGGGCAAGCTGCAGCCCCGGGTCAccgaggaggtgagcggggacggacggacggacggacggacccaCAGCTCGGGCCAGCGGCTGCAGGACCGGCtgcagccccagcagcagcagcagcagcgctcctctccccgctcctctccccgcgCTGGCCCGGGGCGGAGAAGCCCCCCAGTCCGCTGCCCGGggtcgccccctctcccccggctcgCCAACCCGCTGCCTGCTTCTACCCGGGGGTGAAGGGCGGATGGGCAGAGTTCTCCCCCGGCTGACAGCGGGGACCCGGCCTCCTTGCCCCCTGGGCAGCTGGGTTGCGCGGAACCAGGCCCGGAGGAGAATCCATACCCCTGGGAAACCTTCCCTCCCCggcattttccccttttctttccccgtTCCCCCCAATCCCTCCTCGCTCCTCCCCCAGCAGAATTCACCCAGGAACCCGgaaccccgggggtgggggtgggggcgaaggCCTTGAGAGAAACCGGCTGGGGCTGCAGAGACTGTGGGGAAAAGGACTGTCCGtgggggcccggggagaggaCCGAAGGGCAGCCGAGCTTTCCTGGGTTGGCACCGGCCTGGGCGTTGGCAGCAGCGGGGGCCTCCGCCGGACTAGAGGGATTGCGGGAGAGGGCAGTGCCCTTGGCGGTGGGCAGAGGGCCACAGCAGGCCGCTCCTGGACCCGAGGGCGGAGAAGCGGGCACAACGGGCGCTTCAGAGGGGGAGTAGGGTGAGggcattctcccccccccccccctcctgagCAGAGACCCAGCCCCGTGCCCAGGAGGTCGGGCATTTATTCGTTATTTCATTCACGTTTCCGGTGTCGAGTCAGACCGTGTGTGGGGCAAGTCAGGACGGGCAAAGGCCAAGCCGGTAGGGAACGAGCCGAGGCACCTCTGTATCCGAGTAGACAGTCTGCCCCCGACCTGTCGACGACACAAAATTTCCTGGCCTTTAACGTTTGATTTTCAAGATGCGCACAatgtccctcatttccctctccccttttcaggcCGAAAACTGCCAGGGATCTAAAGCCGCGCCCCCAGTTTGACTCTCTTCCCCAAgcaagggtggggggcgggaggtagGTCTCGGCTTTTCACCGCTCCCATTCCACCCCTATGCCGTTTTCAGGCTGGCTGTGCctcctctgtacagtgcttgacatctagtgagtgtttaacagaagtcattattattatgtattagtTCCTTCCACTTCGGCcttacattcattcgttcaatcgtattgattgagcgcttacaatgtgcagagcactgtactagatgccatTCCCAGGTCTGGATTAACATAACATTGTTTAGAACTCTGAAAGAGCTTGAAACAGGCACAACACGGCCTTTAAATGGCACACTATTCCCCTGTAATCCCACAGGGGAGCAGCGAAGGGCAGGATACTAAAGGAGAGCAACACATTCCTTTCTGCCAGAAGCTGTGATGTGCCCCCAACAATTGCAAGTATTCACATGCAGGCACACTATTATTCATTGTCTGatgcttgcttctctctctccctccctcttgttttctctctccatctggtTCAGCTATGGCAAGCCGCTTTAAGCACGCTCAATCCAAACCCCACAGATAGCTGTCCCCTGTACTTGAACTACGCCACGGTGGCTGCTCTCCCTTCCAGGGTGAGCCGCCACAACAGTCCATCGGCCGCACAATTCATCACTCGTCTCGTAAGAAACTGTCTTCCAGGAGGTGCTAACAGGTGTATTATGGTGAGTTATTTTGGGAAATGGCCTGCCACGCACATGTCCTGTCTATCTGGATCTTTTtagaaggcagggagaaggaacCCTTTCTTGAGAGACTCTTCTCCAGGCAGACTTTCTGTAGGCtttaagctcgtctctagatagtaagctccttgtgggccaggaacatcatgcctaccaactctgttatgctgtactctcctaagcatttaacacagtgctgtgtgcacagtaagtgttcaataaacacgactgatggattgattgaggctgGAAACCTCTTTCGTTAAATCTAGTTCACATACCCTGGGTCAGGCTGAGATTGATTGTTTTCACACCAGACTTTTTCCACCCAGTATCTACTCCCTTCAGAATTAATGTTTCACCTTTGACATGGCAATTAAGAGGTGTGGTCTCCCAACACTTAGCAAGAGAAATTAAGTAGTAACTCATATTTAAAATAAGAACTTCCCTGTTTTTGCCCCAAGACCCACACCCAGCTTCCTCACCTTCTAAAACTGTCAcagctcccttctcctgccccataTTCGTTTTGCAGATGGTTTGTGAGCGTTCTGAAGTGTTTGCATCTGCCTGTGCTCTGGCTCGGGCATTCCCCCTGTTCACACACCGCTCCAGCGCGTCGAGACGCACGGAGAAGAAGACGGTCACGGTGGAGTTTTTCCTGGTGGGGCAGAACAACGGACCGGTTGAAGTATCAACACTGAAAGTAGGTGACTGTTTTAGGTCCCTTCACTGAGGCCTCTCCTGGGTAAATGATAATTCCTGAAGTAACCTAGCTTGGTTTTCTTTCAGAGtggtcacaataataatgaaaataattgtgatacttgttaagcgtttcctatgagCCAAACTCAGCAGTTTGGAATACTTGGCCTGTATCAGGCTCTTTAGGGGCCACAGGTGCATTCAAACCTGCCACGAAATTCCCACCCATAATATCCTGGAAACACCTTGCGCCCATCCTTCCTCTCCGTCCCCcaagtggagaagcggcgtggcgtagtgcaaagagcacagactttggaatcagaagacctggatttaatcccatttccatTACTGTcttgctccgtgacctcgggcaagccacaaAGAAACTACCtcgatttccacatctgtaaattgggattaaatacctgtcccctctccccctgtgactgtgagcatcacaaggactgtgtgacaaggactgtggctgATCCGTTTGggttgtttctactccagtagttagcaccatgcttggcacaaagtacttcaCAGTaccttattattatcagcatcaaGGGCAAGCCCTCAAAATGCTGTCTTGCTGGTGCTAGGGGTCAGATTAGAAATACCCAGTTGACGCAGAGCTCCAGTTTTTCTGCTACTCCCTTCTTCCATTTTCCTGTCTTTGAATTCAGGAAAGTGGTGTCTACAGTTTAGAAGGcccactttaaagcctttatCACCCTGAGCATCCATCCCTTCTTTGAGGTAGTTATCCAAAACTCTCTCCCCAGGAATACCTGTTATATGACAGCTAAAAGATGGAGTATCAGATTGATGACTTTTGAATTCCATAGATAAGAACGTCTTACCAAATGGGAATTTCTAATTTGACAGGTAGAAAGTGGAGTTATTGTGGGGTGGGATGAATTGCACAGACACATTTCATATCTGTCAGGCAGAGCATTCTGTCTCCTCTGATGCTTCTGGTTTTAATTACTGTGATAGAGCCTGAAGCTATCTCAGCCGATTAGATAGTGGAGAGGGGAGCTGGTGGCTCTACTGAAGAATCCCACATACAGTGATAAGGTTGGAGAAGCTAATGATAGGGTCAGAAATGCTGAGGTCTCCCACTGGTGTGTATTTTCCTCTTTTGCTGTTTCCAAGTCAGAAGCTCATGTGTGTGTTTCCCAACTCCTGCTTATCTTCAGGATGCCTTGAGGCTTTCAGACCAGAAACTCGGGTGACCCAGCCAGTCAGCCCAGTCAATTCATTGGCTCGGCAGCTCCTGGGATGCAGTCGAGATAGAGGGGTGAAAGCAGAGGTAGCAATCTTATTCAGCAGGAGGCATGAAGTTAGAGAAAATGGCTGTGAGACTCCAGGTCTGTGAGCTCTCTACTCCACGGTTATTGTGATGAGCCTGGAAAGAGCATTTTAACAGGCAGTCCTCCCCGAAAGAAGTTCCAGTGTAGCGTCTTGAGTGGGCTGTGAGCCTGGTCCGTGGATCGTGGCTGGACTGTGGCATTTATGGTCACTTCAGACCTGGAGCTGTGATCTATAATTTGGGTGTCACAAGTGGTACAGTTCATGAGCAGTTTTGCACAGGATGACAGAACTACAAGTCCACGGAGATGAAAGTACAAATTAGTGCTGCATGAAGGCATCTGGGCTCACTTCCAGCCATCCTTGAGTCCCCTGCCTAGAGGCCCTGACTGTGAGTCCACTGCCTCTGGGATTCAGTGTGAGTCCTCCTGGATATCCAGGTAGAGGGAGGCCCATCCAGACTGACCAGCTGGGGACCTGCCGAGCTGAGCTATAAATTCTGGCCCCTGCAGGGTGTGCAGCTGATTGCTGGGCATCACTTCCACTGGTTTCATTTCCTGGTGTTGAAGTCCCATCCCAAGTCCATTCCCTGGTGATTGTTTTTAACTATTCTTTTAGGGGCTGGCCCCTTGAGACCCCATTCTCTCTCTAACTTAGTTGCAGAAGTTTAGCAGTTCAACCTTAGCTAGCAGGAAATAGGtggattttttgagcacctactgtgtgcagagcactgtactgagtatttgagAGAAAACAGTAAAACAAGGACACAGCCCTTGCTCTCAAAGCTTAAATCTAATATACTCCTTTGCTGAATCATATTTCCCCAAAAGGACATACCTGGTCCTGGAATCCTTCTTCTTTCTTGCTGTCCTGCATCTGCATTATTTTTCTGCCAAATCCCTTTTCCTTCATTTATATTATATTAGCGGTTCTTTCCTCCCAGAGACATTCAGCAGAACACTCCAGAAGAGTAACGGATTGGATAGCTTTAGGCTCTAGTACGATCCGAGGGAGTTGAAGAGTCAGCAAACTTGCAGGATCCGATGTTCTGCCTGtcgatttattttttattttttatttttttattcagtTTTTCACTCTGGACAGGTTCTCCTTAAGTGCTTTTTAAGTATCGGGGCAGATATAACTTGGTCGTGGTTCAAAATGTACTGAGCTGTGGAAACAATATTTTAAAAACCCTTGTACTCAGTGACTGCTGTCCTGTGTTTTGTAtttccagtgcttggcaagtgcAACTGAAGGTGTGAGGCTGGCAGCTCGCATCGTTGACACTCCATGTAATGAGATGAATACTGATAACTTCATCGAGGTTTGTCCTCTCCAGCCTTGTTGGGGCTCTGGGCTGGAGAGTGTATTAGGGGTTACTAAACGAATTTTGTAGTCTATTAATCATCTCACAAAAGATTTCCACCACTTGGCATTCTTTACAACTTTCCCAAAATGAGCTGTGTGTCAGACGAGCAACTATCTACAAGGGTGCATTAATCGAGCCTCAGCTAGAATCTTTGGTTCTGGTTGAAGATTGTCCTTTGTCTTTGTGAAACTGAGCCCAGCAGACAAACTGATTAAATACGCTACAGGGTTTAAGGTATTCCTTCCTGTTTACTTCTCTCTCCCTAAAgctgggaaaatgaaaaaaacagtACTTTGCTTTTCATGCTTTAATGTTTTGGCCAAGCCAGAGGCATCAGTGCTTTTGTGGCTTTGCCCAGAGCAGAGGGTAAGCAGTGATTAACCATACAGTGCACTTAAGGCAGTTTTTCCCTATTCTGTGAAGTGGTTGTTCAGCTTTTCTTTTTGTGTTTTCATGAACACTCCAGGAAATTAAAAAAGTTGGGAAAGACTTGGGGATTGTTCCCAACATCATTCGGGATGAAGAACTGAAGAAGAGAGGTTTTGGAGGTAAGTTGCCCTCTGTGGCCAGCCAGTGGAGGGTGGGGCCCCAGACAAGAGCAGGGTTCATCCTGTATCGGTTGAGCTCTGGGCCCACTCTTATTGCCACCAATGTGGAGCTTCACCACTCGGCCCCCACTGTCGCTCTAGGCTTGAGGCTTAGACACCAAGACAGACCTTCAAATGGAACTTCCCAGCTCCTCCGTTTTGCACCAAATATTGGATGTCGGAGGTCCTCTCTTGGGAGATTTGTCAGCCTAACAAACCCCATGTAGAAAGCCATCTCATAGAGTAAACAACCAACTAGAATGAGAGCCAGTGGCTCCCTAGTTTCTCCAGGTGATTCTGATCATGTGGTTGGCAGGTAGAGCTGAaatgcagctgagaagcagcgtggcgcagtggaaagagcacgggctttggagtcagggctcatgagttcgaatcccagctttgccacttgtcagctgtctgactgtgggcaagtcacttaacttctctgtgcctcagttccctcatctgtaaaatggggattaagactgtgagccccacgtgggacaacctgattcccctgtgtttaccccagcacttagaacagtgctctgcacatagtaagcgcttaacaaataccaacattaaatgaacaatccctttcctcttctctttctccttcctgcatCTCACTAGGAATTTACGGCGTTGGAAAAGCTGCCTTACACCCACCTGCTCTAGCAGTTCTCAGCCACACACCCGAGGGGGCCACTCAGACCATTGCATGGGTGGGCAAAGGCATTGTGTACGACACTGGGGGCCTCAGCATTAAAGGGAAGGTAAG contains:
- the NPEPL1 gene encoding probable aminopeptidase NPEPL1, with protein sequence MANVLLHFQASAGEADPQSRPLLLLGQLQNLHRVPWSHLRGKLQPRVTEELWQAALSTLNPNPTDSCPLYLNYATVAALPSRVSRHNSPSAAQFITRLVRNCLPGGANRCIMMVCERSEVFASACALARAFPLFTHRSSASRRTEKKTVTVEFFLVGQNNGPVEVSTLKCLASATEGVRLAARIVDTPCNEMNTDNFIEEIKKVGKDLGIVPNIIRDEELKKRGFGGIYGVGKAALHPPALAVLSHTPEGATQTIAWVGKGIVYDTGGLSIKGKTTMPGMKRDCGGAAAVLGAFKATVKQGFKDNLHAVFCLAENSVGPNATRPDDIHELYSGKTVEINNTDAEGRLVLADGVAYACKDLGADIILDMATLTGAQGIATGKYHAAVLTNSAEWEAACVKAGRNCGDLVHPLVYCPELHFSEFTSAVADMKNSVADRDNTPSSCAGLFIASHIGFDWPGIWVHLDIASPVHAGERATGYGVALLLSLFGQASDDPLLNLVSPLGGDVDSQGDDMERDSKRRRLV